A single genomic interval of Cucumis sativus cultivar 9930 chromosome 7, Cucumber_9930_V3, whole genome shotgun sequence harbors:
- the LOC101210214 gene encoding uncharacterized protein LOC101210214 isoform X3, producing the protein MIGEKHQPELEPEMTHEEEEAEDEEERNVLLRKTSRQHAQSSISSSTDSDEIFSGNSQGLQFIIRDQQHQQQNQGTGYSNGSSRLEIDGDHPVYEVIPSDEIEVVDTRKTDAQNGTTIKFQRDHSRSLAFANPPSNGAIENQASYYTSLDNGTSGYKRVELRTENGTEVTDLYLERIYEKPSSHNFYCPNCQACITKVIIRDREWVNNTVSAPAPTQVDKFRCTSCLSFLVPIGSWLFPRLVSPDPEEEVSSRPGNNVENIEYREREIFQVQETRDSQESQVDRAPVPNQSVDNAVADKNEVADQTRDIHAVSDSKPTHPFLNPTVAEERVLPVKGVESKQGIQADSINKTQVPDQLVEFDMWTNDNTLETKVDSPVDSSILDGAKDTKKGITVENIVVGIPYTSHESNGSVQDDNQTSRVNKVLVQNQSNGFAVLSKSETDTRADSTPGHTESATDTFDEKKGIDVENVVVGIPYPSLESKGGLLDRFRLPAFFNKTPVPDQSAAVAKTEIPKTPEFVEATEPDSSPFSPSLEAPTTVERATDTAVGSREVEAGPVAISIDDSLDEQIEPEPSRYNWWEIVKCIVYGGLAESIASLGIVTSAASGNTGTRNIVVLSLANLISGLFILGHNLTGLKSEQFRTSNETDDDDRVDRYEVVLGNRENYILHFVLAIFSFVFFGLVPPLVYGFSFTKSNDKDLKLAAVAGASLLCIILLALGKAYIQRPNRWDVYIKTVASYIVIAAGAGGFSYLAGSLIDKCIKKYGWFEEENPASFNLGLPLPEMSLVKAAWGSS; encoded by the exons ATGATCGGAGAGAAACATCAGCCGGAGCTGGAACCAGAAATGACACACGAAGAGGAGGAGGCTGAGGATGAAGAGGAGCGAAATGTTTTGCTACGGAAGACATCTCGTCAACACGCCCAATCTAGCATCTCATCATCCACTGACAGCGATGAAATCTTCTCCGGGAATTCCCAGGGTCTTCAATTCATCATTCGAGATCAACAACATCAACAACAAAACCAAG GTACTGGATATTCTAATGGATCTTCTCGGTTGGAAATTGATGGTGATCATCCAGTTTACGAAGTAATTCCCTCTGATGAGATCGAAGTTGtagacacaagaaaaacaGACGCCCAGAATGGTACCACGATTAAGTTCCAGCGTGATCACAGCCGCTCTTTAGCTTTTGCTAATCCACCGTCCAATGGAGCAATTGAGAACCAAGCTTCATACTATACTTCTCTCGATAATGGGACTAGTGGATATAAAAGAGTGGAATTGAGGACAGAAAATGGAACCGAAGTGACAGATTTATATCTTGAAAGGATATATGAGAAACCCAGCTCACATAATTTCTACTGTCCTAATTGTCAGGCTTGTATTACGAAGGTAATTATACGTGATAGAGAATGGGTAAATAATACTGTGTCTGCACCAGCTCCTACTCAGGTTGATAAATTCAGATGCACCTCTTGCCTCAGTTTCCTCGTCCCTATAG GTTCATGGCTCTTTCCTAGATTGGTTTCTCCTGATCCTGAGGAGGAAGTTTCATCTAGACCAG GAAATAATGTTGAAAACATAGAGTacagagaaagagagatattTCAAGTTCAGGAAACAAGAGATTCTCAAGAAAGTCAAGTTGATAGAGCTCCAGTTCCCAACCAGTCAGTTGATAATGCAGTAGCTGATAAAAATGAAG TAGCTGATCAAACACGAGACATCCATGCTGTATCTGATTCAAAGCCGACTCATCCTTTTCTTAACCCAACAGTTGCCGAGGAAAGGGTTCTGCCGGTTAAGGGAGTGGAAAGCAAACAAG GAATTCAAGCTGATTCCATTAATAAAACCCAAGTTCCTGATCAGTTGGTTGAATTTGATATGTGGACCAATGACAACACCCTGGAAACTAAAGTAGATTCTCCTGTAGATTCGAGTATACTAGATGGTGCAAAGGACACCAAGAAAG GAATTACTGTTGAGAATATTGTAGTTGGAATTCCATACACATCACATGAGTCAAATGGATCAGTGCAGGATGATAATCAAACTTCCAGAGTAAACAAAGTGCTAGTTCAGAATCAGTCAAATGGATTTGCAGTATTATCAAAGTCTGAAACTGATACTAGAGCTGATTCAACACCAGGTCATACTGAGAGCGCAACAGATACATTTGATGAAAAAAAGG GCATTGATGTTGAGAATGTTGTGGTTGGAATTCCATACCCATCCCTAGAGTCAAAGGGAGGACTGCTTGATCGATTTAGGCTACCTgcattttttaacaaaactcCTGTTCCCGATCAGTCAGCTGCAGTTGCTAAGACAGAGATCCCAAAAACACCAGAATTTGTAGAAGCTACTGAGCCTGattcttctccattttctccCTCCCTTGAAGCACCAACTACAGTTGAGAGAGCAACGGACACTGCAGTGGGCAGTCGTGAAG TTGAAGCAGGACCTGTGGCTATTTCCATTGATGATTCTCTGGATGAACAAATAGAACCTGAACCAAGTAGGTATAACTGGTGGGAAATTGTGAAATGTATAGTTTATGGTGGTTTAGCCGAATCGATTGCAAGCCTCGGTATTGTGACATCTGCAGCAAGTGGCAATACTGGAACAC GGAACATTGTAGTTTTGTCGTTGGCAAACCTGATCAGTGGCCTTTTTATCCTTGGACATAAT TTGACAGGACTTAAGAGTGAGCAGTTCAGGACGTCTAATGAAACAGACGATGATGATCGTGTAGACCGATACGAAGTAGTACTTGGAAACCGAGAGAATTACATTCTACATTTTGTGCTTGCTATCTTCTCGTTTGTATTCTTCGGCCTAGTCCCTCCTCTCGTTTACGGTTTCTCATTCACCAAGAGCAATGACAAGGATCTCAAGCTTGCAGCAGTGGCGGGAGCTTCTCTTTTATGCATCATATTACTTGCCCTTGGGAAGGCTTACATTCAGAGACCAAATAGGTGGGATGTGTACATCAAAACAGTAGCATCTTACATCGTTATAGCGGCTGGGGCTGGAGGTTTCTCATACTTGGCCGGTAGTCTGATTGACAAGTGCATCAAGAAATATGGTTGGTTTGAGGAAGAAAACCCTGCATCATTCAATCTCGGTCTGCCCCTTCCAGAGATGAGTTTAGTGAAAGCTGCATGGGGATCCTCTTGA
- the LOC101210214 gene encoding uncharacterized protein LOC101210214 isoform X2 — MIGEKHQPELEPEMTHEEEEAEDEEERNVLLRKTSRQHAQSSISSSTDSDEIFSGNSQGLQFIIRDQQHQQQNQGTGYSNGSSRLEIDGDHPVYEVIPSDEIEVVDTRKTDAQNGTTIKFQRDHSRSLAFANPPSNGAIENQASYYTSLDNGTSGYKRVELRTENGTEVTDLYLERIYEKPSSHNFYCPNCQACITKVIIRDREWVNNTVSAPAPTQVDKFRCTSCLSFLVPIGSWLFPRLVSPDPEEEVSSRPGNNVENIEYREREIFQVQETRDSQESQVDRAPVPNQSVDNAVADKNEVGPDPSVGNAVADQTRDIHAVSDSKPTHPFLNPTVAEERVLPVKGVESKQGIQADSINKTQVPDQLVEFDMWTNDNTLETKVDSPVDSSILDGAKDTKKGITVENIVVGIPYTSHESNGSVQDDNQTSRVNKVLVQNQSNGFAVLSKSETDTRADSTPGHTESATDTFDEKKGIDVENVVVGIPYPSLESKGGLLDRFRLPAFFNKTPVPDQSAAVAKTEIPKTPEFVEATEPDSSPFSPSLEAPTTVERATDTAVGSREGPVAISIDDSLDEQIEPEPSRYNWWEIVKCIVYGGLAESIASLGIVTSAASGNTGTRNIVVLSLANLISGLFILGHNLTGLKSEQFRTSNETDDDDRVDRYEVVLGNRENYILHFVLAIFSFVFFGLVPPLVYGFSFTKSNDKDLKLAAVAGASLLCIILLALGKAYIQRPNRWDVYIKTVASYIVIAAGAGGFSYLAGSLIDKCIKKYGWFEEENPASFNLGLPLPEMSLVKAAWGSS, encoded by the exons ATGATCGGAGAGAAACATCAGCCGGAGCTGGAACCAGAAATGACACACGAAGAGGAGGAGGCTGAGGATGAAGAGGAGCGAAATGTTTTGCTACGGAAGACATCTCGTCAACACGCCCAATCTAGCATCTCATCATCCACTGACAGCGATGAAATCTTCTCCGGGAATTCCCAGGGTCTTCAATTCATCATTCGAGATCAACAACATCAACAACAAAACCAAG GTACTGGATATTCTAATGGATCTTCTCGGTTGGAAATTGATGGTGATCATCCAGTTTACGAAGTAATTCCCTCTGATGAGATCGAAGTTGtagacacaagaaaaacaGACGCCCAGAATGGTACCACGATTAAGTTCCAGCGTGATCACAGCCGCTCTTTAGCTTTTGCTAATCCACCGTCCAATGGAGCAATTGAGAACCAAGCTTCATACTATACTTCTCTCGATAATGGGACTAGTGGATATAAAAGAGTGGAATTGAGGACAGAAAATGGAACCGAAGTGACAGATTTATATCTTGAAAGGATATATGAGAAACCCAGCTCACATAATTTCTACTGTCCTAATTGTCAGGCTTGTATTACGAAGGTAATTATACGTGATAGAGAATGGGTAAATAATACTGTGTCTGCACCAGCTCCTACTCAGGTTGATAAATTCAGATGCACCTCTTGCCTCAGTTTCCTCGTCCCTATAG GTTCATGGCTCTTTCCTAGATTGGTTTCTCCTGATCCTGAGGAGGAAGTTTCATCTAGACCAG GAAATAATGTTGAAAACATAGAGTacagagaaagagagatattTCAAGTTCAGGAAACAAGAGATTCTCAAGAAAGTCAAGTTGATAGAGCTCCAGTTCCCAACCAGTCAGTTGATAATGCAGTAGCTGATAAAAATGAAG TCGGGCCTGATCCATCAGTTGGTAATGCAGTAGCTGATCAAACACGAGACATCCATGCTGTATCTGATTCAAAGCCGACTCATCCTTTTCTTAACCCAACAGTTGCCGAGGAAAGGGTTCTGCCGGTTAAGGGAGTGGAAAGCAAACAAG GAATTCAAGCTGATTCCATTAATAAAACCCAAGTTCCTGATCAGTTGGTTGAATTTGATATGTGGACCAATGACAACACCCTGGAAACTAAAGTAGATTCTCCTGTAGATTCGAGTATACTAGATGGTGCAAAGGACACCAAGAAAG GAATTACTGTTGAGAATATTGTAGTTGGAATTCCATACACATCACATGAGTCAAATGGATCAGTGCAGGATGATAATCAAACTTCCAGAGTAAACAAAGTGCTAGTTCAGAATCAGTCAAATGGATTTGCAGTATTATCAAAGTCTGAAACTGATACTAGAGCTGATTCAACACCAGGTCATACTGAGAGCGCAACAGATACATTTGATGAAAAAAAGG GCATTGATGTTGAGAATGTTGTGGTTGGAATTCCATACCCATCCCTAGAGTCAAAGGGAGGACTGCTTGATCGATTTAGGCTACCTgcattttttaacaaaactcCTGTTCCCGATCAGTCAGCTGCAGTTGCTAAGACAGAGATCCCAAAAACACCAGAATTTGTAGAAGCTACTGAGCCTGattcttctccattttctccCTCCCTTGAAGCACCAACTACAGTTGAGAGAGCAACGGACACTGCAGTGGGCAGTCGTGAAG GACCTGTGGCTATTTCCATTGATGATTCTCTGGATGAACAAATAGAACCTGAACCAAGTAGGTATAACTGGTGGGAAATTGTGAAATGTATAGTTTATGGTGGTTTAGCCGAATCGATTGCAAGCCTCGGTATTGTGACATCTGCAGCAAGTGGCAATACTGGAACAC GGAACATTGTAGTTTTGTCGTTGGCAAACCTGATCAGTGGCCTTTTTATCCTTGGACATAAT TTGACAGGACTTAAGAGTGAGCAGTTCAGGACGTCTAATGAAACAGACGATGATGATCGTGTAGACCGATACGAAGTAGTACTTGGAAACCGAGAGAATTACATTCTACATTTTGTGCTTGCTATCTTCTCGTTTGTATTCTTCGGCCTAGTCCCTCCTCTCGTTTACGGTTTCTCATTCACCAAGAGCAATGACAAGGATCTCAAGCTTGCAGCAGTGGCGGGAGCTTCTCTTTTATGCATCATATTACTTGCCCTTGGGAAGGCTTACATTCAGAGACCAAATAGGTGGGATGTGTACATCAAAACAGTAGCATCTTACATCGTTATAGCGGCTGGGGCTGGAGGTTTCTCATACTTGGCCGGTAGTCTGATTGACAAGTGCATCAAGAAATATGGTTGGTTTGAGGAAGAAAACCCTGCATCATTCAATCTCGGTCTGCCCCTTCCAGAGATGAGTTTAGTGAAAGCTGCATGGGGATCCTCTTGA
- the LOC101210214 gene encoding membrane protein of ER body-like protein isoform X5: MIGEKHQPELEPEMTHEEEEAEDEEERNVLLRKTSRQHAQSSISSSTDSDEIFSGNSQGLQFIIRDQQHQQQNQGTGYSNGSSRLEIDGDHPVYEVIPSDEIEVVDTRKTDAQNGTTIKFQRDHSRSLAFANPPSNGAIENQASYYTSLDNGTSGYKRVELRTENGTEVTDLYLERIYEKPSSHNFYCPNCQACITKVIIRDREWVNNTVSAPAPTQVDKFRCTSCLSFLVPIGSWLFPRLVSPDPEEEVSSRPGNNVENIEYREREIFQVQETRDSQESQVDRAPVPNQSVDNAVADKNEVGPDPSVGNAVADQTRDIHAVSDSKPTHPFLNPTVAEERVLPVKGVESKQGIQADSINKTQVPDQLVEFDMWTNDNTLETKVDSPVDSSILDGAKDTKKGIDVENVVVGIPYPSLESKGGLLDRFRLPAFFNKTPVPDQSAAVAKTEIPKTPEFVEATEPDSSPFSPSLEAPTTVERATDTAVGSREVEAGPVAISIDDSLDEQIEPEPSRYNWWEIVKCIVYGGLAESIASLGIVTSAASGNTGTRNIVVLSLANLISGLFILGHNLTGLKSEQFRTSNETDDDDRVDRYEVVLGNRENYILHFVLAIFSFVFFGLVPPLVYGFSFTKSNDKDLKLAAVAGASLLCIILLALGKAYIQRPNRWDVYIKTVASYIVIAAGAGGFSYLAGSLIDKCIKKYGWFEEENPASFNLGLPLPEMSLVKAAWGSS; encoded by the exons ATGATCGGAGAGAAACATCAGCCGGAGCTGGAACCAGAAATGACACACGAAGAGGAGGAGGCTGAGGATGAAGAGGAGCGAAATGTTTTGCTACGGAAGACATCTCGTCAACACGCCCAATCTAGCATCTCATCATCCACTGACAGCGATGAAATCTTCTCCGGGAATTCCCAGGGTCTTCAATTCATCATTCGAGATCAACAACATCAACAACAAAACCAAG GTACTGGATATTCTAATGGATCTTCTCGGTTGGAAATTGATGGTGATCATCCAGTTTACGAAGTAATTCCCTCTGATGAGATCGAAGTTGtagacacaagaaaaacaGACGCCCAGAATGGTACCACGATTAAGTTCCAGCGTGATCACAGCCGCTCTTTAGCTTTTGCTAATCCACCGTCCAATGGAGCAATTGAGAACCAAGCTTCATACTATACTTCTCTCGATAATGGGACTAGTGGATATAAAAGAGTGGAATTGAGGACAGAAAATGGAACCGAAGTGACAGATTTATATCTTGAAAGGATATATGAGAAACCCAGCTCACATAATTTCTACTGTCCTAATTGTCAGGCTTGTATTACGAAGGTAATTATACGTGATAGAGAATGGGTAAATAATACTGTGTCTGCACCAGCTCCTACTCAGGTTGATAAATTCAGATGCACCTCTTGCCTCAGTTTCCTCGTCCCTATAG GTTCATGGCTCTTTCCTAGATTGGTTTCTCCTGATCCTGAGGAGGAAGTTTCATCTAGACCAG GAAATAATGTTGAAAACATAGAGTacagagaaagagagatattTCAAGTTCAGGAAACAAGAGATTCTCAAGAAAGTCAAGTTGATAGAGCTCCAGTTCCCAACCAGTCAGTTGATAATGCAGTAGCTGATAAAAATGAAG TCGGGCCTGATCCATCAGTTGGTAATGCAGTAGCTGATCAAACACGAGACATCCATGCTGTATCTGATTCAAAGCCGACTCATCCTTTTCTTAACCCAACAGTTGCCGAGGAAAGGGTTCTGCCGGTTAAGGGAGTGGAAAGCAAACAAG GAATTCAAGCTGATTCCATTAATAAAACCCAAGTTCCTGATCAGTTGGTTGAATTTGATATGTGGACCAATGACAACACCCTGGAAACTAAAGTAGATTCTCCTGTAGATTCGAGTATACTAGATGGTGCAAAGGACACCAAGAAAG GCATTGATGTTGAGAATGTTGTGGTTGGAATTCCATACCCATCCCTAGAGTCAAAGGGAGGACTGCTTGATCGATTTAGGCTACCTgcattttttaacaaaactcCTGTTCCCGATCAGTCAGCTGCAGTTGCTAAGACAGAGATCCCAAAAACACCAGAATTTGTAGAAGCTACTGAGCCTGattcttctccattttctccCTCCCTTGAAGCACCAACTACAGTTGAGAGAGCAACGGACACTGCAGTGGGCAGTCGTGAAG TTGAAGCAGGACCTGTGGCTATTTCCATTGATGATTCTCTGGATGAACAAATAGAACCTGAACCAAGTAGGTATAACTGGTGGGAAATTGTGAAATGTATAGTTTATGGTGGTTTAGCCGAATCGATTGCAAGCCTCGGTATTGTGACATCTGCAGCAAGTGGCAATACTGGAACAC GGAACATTGTAGTTTTGTCGTTGGCAAACCTGATCAGTGGCCTTTTTATCCTTGGACATAAT TTGACAGGACTTAAGAGTGAGCAGTTCAGGACGTCTAATGAAACAGACGATGATGATCGTGTAGACCGATACGAAGTAGTACTTGGAAACCGAGAGAATTACATTCTACATTTTGTGCTTGCTATCTTCTCGTTTGTATTCTTCGGCCTAGTCCCTCCTCTCGTTTACGGTTTCTCATTCACCAAGAGCAATGACAAGGATCTCAAGCTTGCAGCAGTGGCGGGAGCTTCTCTTTTATGCATCATATTACTTGCCCTTGGGAAGGCTTACATTCAGAGACCAAATAGGTGGGATGTGTACATCAAAACAGTAGCATCTTACATCGTTATAGCGGCTGGGGCTGGAGGTTTCTCATACTTGGCCGGTAGTCTGATTGACAAGTGCATCAAGAAATATGGTTGGTTTGAGGAAGAAAACCCTGCATCATTCAATCTCGGTCTGCCCCTTCCAGAGATGAGTTTAGTGAAAGCTGCATGGGGATCCTCTTGA
- the LOC101210214 gene encoding uncharacterized protein LOC101210214 isoform X1, whose protein sequence is MIGEKHQPELEPEMTHEEEEAEDEEERNVLLRKTSRQHAQSSISSSTDSDEIFSGNSQGLQFIIRDQQHQQQNQGTGYSNGSSRLEIDGDHPVYEVIPSDEIEVVDTRKTDAQNGTTIKFQRDHSRSLAFANPPSNGAIENQASYYTSLDNGTSGYKRVELRTENGTEVTDLYLERIYEKPSSHNFYCPNCQACITKVIIRDREWVNNTVSAPAPTQVDKFRCTSCLSFLVPIGSWLFPRLVSPDPEEEVSSRPGNNVENIEYREREIFQVQETRDSQESQVDRAPVPNQSVDNAVADKNEVGPDPSVGNAVADQTRDIHAVSDSKPTHPFLNPTVAEERVLPVKGVESKQGIQADSINKTQVPDQLVEFDMWTNDNTLETKVDSPVDSSILDGAKDTKKGITVENIVVGIPYTSHESNGSVQDDNQTSRVNKVLVQNQSNGFAVLSKSETDTRADSTPGHTESATDTFDEKKGIDVENVVVGIPYPSLESKGGLLDRFRLPAFFNKTPVPDQSAAVAKTEIPKTPEFVEATEPDSSPFSPSLEAPTTVERATDTAVGSREVEAGPVAISIDDSLDEQIEPEPSRYNWWEIVKCIVYGGLAESIASLGIVTSAASGNTGTRNIVVLSLANLISGLFILGHNLTGLKSEQFRTSNETDDDDRVDRYEVVLGNRENYILHFVLAIFSFVFFGLVPPLVYGFSFTKSNDKDLKLAAVAGASLLCIILLALGKAYIQRPNRWDVYIKTVASYIVIAAGAGGFSYLAGSLIDKCIKKYGWFEEENPASFNLGLPLPEMSLVKAAWGSS, encoded by the exons ATGATCGGAGAGAAACATCAGCCGGAGCTGGAACCAGAAATGACACACGAAGAGGAGGAGGCTGAGGATGAAGAGGAGCGAAATGTTTTGCTACGGAAGACATCTCGTCAACACGCCCAATCTAGCATCTCATCATCCACTGACAGCGATGAAATCTTCTCCGGGAATTCCCAGGGTCTTCAATTCATCATTCGAGATCAACAACATCAACAACAAAACCAAG GTACTGGATATTCTAATGGATCTTCTCGGTTGGAAATTGATGGTGATCATCCAGTTTACGAAGTAATTCCCTCTGATGAGATCGAAGTTGtagacacaagaaaaacaGACGCCCAGAATGGTACCACGATTAAGTTCCAGCGTGATCACAGCCGCTCTTTAGCTTTTGCTAATCCACCGTCCAATGGAGCAATTGAGAACCAAGCTTCATACTATACTTCTCTCGATAATGGGACTAGTGGATATAAAAGAGTGGAATTGAGGACAGAAAATGGAACCGAAGTGACAGATTTATATCTTGAAAGGATATATGAGAAACCCAGCTCACATAATTTCTACTGTCCTAATTGTCAGGCTTGTATTACGAAGGTAATTATACGTGATAGAGAATGGGTAAATAATACTGTGTCTGCACCAGCTCCTACTCAGGTTGATAAATTCAGATGCACCTCTTGCCTCAGTTTCCTCGTCCCTATAG GTTCATGGCTCTTTCCTAGATTGGTTTCTCCTGATCCTGAGGAGGAAGTTTCATCTAGACCAG GAAATAATGTTGAAAACATAGAGTacagagaaagagagatattTCAAGTTCAGGAAACAAGAGATTCTCAAGAAAGTCAAGTTGATAGAGCTCCAGTTCCCAACCAGTCAGTTGATAATGCAGTAGCTGATAAAAATGAAG TCGGGCCTGATCCATCAGTTGGTAATGCAGTAGCTGATCAAACACGAGACATCCATGCTGTATCTGATTCAAAGCCGACTCATCCTTTTCTTAACCCAACAGTTGCCGAGGAAAGGGTTCTGCCGGTTAAGGGAGTGGAAAGCAAACAAG GAATTCAAGCTGATTCCATTAATAAAACCCAAGTTCCTGATCAGTTGGTTGAATTTGATATGTGGACCAATGACAACACCCTGGAAACTAAAGTAGATTCTCCTGTAGATTCGAGTATACTAGATGGTGCAAAGGACACCAAGAAAG GAATTACTGTTGAGAATATTGTAGTTGGAATTCCATACACATCACATGAGTCAAATGGATCAGTGCAGGATGATAATCAAACTTCCAGAGTAAACAAAGTGCTAGTTCAGAATCAGTCAAATGGATTTGCAGTATTATCAAAGTCTGAAACTGATACTAGAGCTGATTCAACACCAGGTCATACTGAGAGCGCAACAGATACATTTGATGAAAAAAAGG GCATTGATGTTGAGAATGTTGTGGTTGGAATTCCATACCCATCCCTAGAGTCAAAGGGAGGACTGCTTGATCGATTTAGGCTACCTgcattttttaacaaaactcCTGTTCCCGATCAGTCAGCTGCAGTTGCTAAGACAGAGATCCCAAAAACACCAGAATTTGTAGAAGCTACTGAGCCTGattcttctccattttctccCTCCCTTGAAGCACCAACTACAGTTGAGAGAGCAACGGACACTGCAGTGGGCAGTCGTGAAG TTGAAGCAGGACCTGTGGCTATTTCCATTGATGATTCTCTGGATGAACAAATAGAACCTGAACCAAGTAGGTATAACTGGTGGGAAATTGTGAAATGTATAGTTTATGGTGGTTTAGCCGAATCGATTGCAAGCCTCGGTATTGTGACATCTGCAGCAAGTGGCAATACTGGAACAC GGAACATTGTAGTTTTGTCGTTGGCAAACCTGATCAGTGGCCTTTTTATCCTTGGACATAAT TTGACAGGACTTAAGAGTGAGCAGTTCAGGACGTCTAATGAAACAGACGATGATGATCGTGTAGACCGATACGAAGTAGTACTTGGAAACCGAGAGAATTACATTCTACATTTTGTGCTTGCTATCTTCTCGTTTGTATTCTTCGGCCTAGTCCCTCCTCTCGTTTACGGTTTCTCATTCACCAAGAGCAATGACAAGGATCTCAAGCTTGCAGCAGTGGCGGGAGCTTCTCTTTTATGCATCATATTACTTGCCCTTGGGAAGGCTTACATTCAGAGACCAAATAGGTGGGATGTGTACATCAAAACAGTAGCATCTTACATCGTTATAGCGGCTGGGGCTGGAGGTTTCTCATACTTGGCCGGTAGTCTGATTGACAAGTGCATCAAGAAATATGGTTGGTTTGAGGAAGAAAACCCTGCATCATTCAATCTCGGTCTGCCCCTTCCAGAGATGAGTTTAGTGAAAGCTGCATGGGGATCCTCTTGA